A single genomic interval of Lathyrus oleraceus cultivar Zhongwan6 chromosome 7, CAAS_Psat_ZW6_1.0, whole genome shotgun sequence harbors:
- the LOC127107847 gene encoding disease resistance protein RUN1 isoform X2, with translation MSSTTSSSETEFESEIEIESPNEYEFDNTFSNIINPNTKSYDVYLSFYYEDADFLASDIYAAISDVELAVFWDPARVNSQDQEILTSYLNVIGDCHVVVIIFSKNYTNSRWCLQELEKITQCCRTRDGPIVLPVFYRPLVTEKIEFRQTFYDFVDRISAEEEISKEEDKFMTWVATISSKATTYAQESDDFESGNNTMYINGVVEYVAHMLRTYNSFSHVLYTASAKSRARDVIQLLKQSKRPLLIGIWGMAGVGKKTIAQAIYDQIGPYFEHKSCFGVSTAWRYSSSQLALQRNLALDMGGVSDVVIPTIESGKVILKERFQHKRVLIIIHGVDKLEQLKALCGNRDWFSPGSKIIIATTNRHILKEHGVDHIYRVKELDESESLEVFNRYAFRQATSPLREFADLDKKVDLNTFSPAAPPEGFGELAEQLVAYCGGLPHALKEIGISLIGQEIHEWKGVLRSLERFSIPSRNLLYDLENCFSDLSDKEKQIFLDIACFFNRVDQNDVLQILNRSTKSAALQISLLEDKSFVTIDENNNKLEIHVMLQVMARDIIKKESSNMTNQPKMYDVFLSFRGEDSRAKFMSHLYSSLQNAGIYAFRDDDEIQRGDQISMSLLRAIGLSRISIIVLSTNYANSRWCMLELERIMEIRRTLGLVVVPVFYEVDPAEVRRQEGQFGKAFKELISTIPVDVSTESNWRRELFDIGSIAGFVLINSRNESADIKNIVECVTRLLDRKELFVAEHPVGVESRVTAATKLLNIQKSEDVLILGIWGMGGMGKTTIAKAIYNQIGSMFEGRSFLLNIREFWQTHTNQVSLQQKVLSDVYKTTTFKIHNIESGKNILKERLSQNTVLLVLDDVSELDQLRALCGSHQWFGPGSRIIITTRDLHLLKSCGVYYRVYRIEEMGESESLELFSWHAFNQSSPIEDFATHSTDVIAYAGGLPLALQVLGSYLSDCEITVWQKVLDKLKCIPHDEVQKKLKVSFDGLKDITEKQIFLDIACFFIGMDRSDVIQILNGCGLFADIGIKVLEERSLVTLDNKNKLRMHDLLRDMGRQIIYEESPFDPEDRSRLWRCDEVVDILSNDKGTRAIKGLALEFPKKTLSLNTMAFEKMNKLRLLKLAGVRLKGDYKNFTTDLRWLYWHGFSETCAPAKFQQGSLVAVILKYSNLKQIWNKSKVLENLKILNLSHSRDLTKTPEFSFLPNLEKLILKDCPSLSKDVP, from the exons ATGTCTTCCACCACTTCCTCCTCCGAAACCGAATTCGAATCCGAAATCGAAATCGAAAGCCCCAACGAATATGAGTTCGATAACACATTTTCTAATATTATTAACCCAAATACGAAGAGTTATGATGTGTACTTGAGTTTCTACTATGAAGATGCGGATTTTCTTGCTAGCGATATCTATGCCGCTATTTCAGACGTTGAACTTGCGGTTTTCTGGGATCCAGCGAGGGTTAATAGTCAAGATCAAGAAATACTAACCTCATATCTGAATGTAATTGGAGATTGCCATGTTGTTGTAATCATATTTTCAAAGAATTATACTAATTCAAGATGGTGTCTTCAAGAGTTGGAGAAAATAACTCAATGTTGCAGAACTAGAGATGGTCCCATTGTTCTTCCCGTGTTCTACCGGCCTCTTGTCACGGAGAAAATTGAGTTTCGACAGACTTTTTATGATTTTGTGGATAGAATCTCTGCGGAAGAGGAAATCTCTAAAGAGGAAGATAAGTTCATGACTTGGGTGGCAACTATCAGTAGTAAAGCTACCACATATGCACAAGAATCCGATGATTTTGAATCTGG GAACAATACTATGTATATTAACGGTGTAGTTGAATATGTTGCTCATATGCTACGCACCTATAATAGCTTCTCTCATGTTTTATATACGGCGAGCGCAAAATCTCGTGCTCGAGATGTGATTCAATTGCTGAAGCAATCAAAACGTCCTCTACTAATAGGGATTTGGGGGATGGCAGGGGTTGGTAAAAAAACCATTGCCCAAGCTATTTATGATCAGATTGGTCCCTATTTTGAACACAAGAGCTGTTTTGGCGTTAGTACTGCTTGGCGATATAGTAGTTCTCAACTTGCTTTGCAAAGGAATCTTGCTTTAGATATGGGCGGAGTATCTGATGTAGTTATACCTACAATTGAATCAGGAAAAGTGATTTTAAAAGAAAGATTTCAACATAAAAGGGTGCTTATTATAATTCACGGTGTTGATAAATTAGAGCAGCTAAAGGCTTTGTGCGGAAATCGGGATTGGTTTAGTCCTGGTAGCAAAATAATCATCGCAACAACAAATAGACATATACTCAAGGAGCATGGAGTTGACCATATATATAGAGTGAAAGAACTGGATGAAAGTGAATCACTTGAGGTTTTTAATCGGTATGCATTCAGACAAGCAACATCTCCTCTAAGAGAATTTGCTGATCTCGATAAAAAGGTAGATCTTAATACATTCAGCCCTGCAGCTCCCCCAGAAGGTTTTGGTGAACTTGCTGAACAATTAGTTGCTTATTGCGGGGGATTACCTCACGCTCTTAAAGAAATTGGGATCTCGTTGATTGGACAGGAAATACATGAGTGGAAAGGTGTGTTGAGGAGTCTAGAAAGATTTTCCATTCCATCTCGAAACCTGCTATATGATCTAGAAAACTGTTTTAGTGATTTGAGTGATAAAGAGAAACAAATATTCCTTGATATAGCATGTTTCTTTAACAGGGTGGACCAAAATGATGTGCTCCAAATATTGAATAGGTCAACAAAGAGTGCAGCTCTTCAAATAAGTCTCCTTGAAGACAAGAGCTTTGTAACTATTGATGAGAATAACAACAAGCTTGAAATCCATGTTATGCTACAAGTCATGGCAAGAGATATCATTAAGAAGGAATCAAGTAATATGACTAATCAG CCAAAGATGTACGATGTGTTCTTGAGTTTCAGAGGGGAGGACAGTCGTGCAAAATTCATGTCACATCTCTATTCCTCTCTTCAAAATGCGGGTATTTATGCTTTCAGAGATGATGATGAGATTCAGCGAGGAGATCAGATCTCAATGTCACTGTTGCGAGCAATCGGACTGTCTAGAATTTCTATTATTGTTTTGTCTACAAATTATGCTAATTCAAGATGGTGTATGCTAGAGTTGGAAAGGATCATGGAAATTAGAAGAACCTTGGGTCTGGTGGTTGTGCCAGTGTTCTATGAGGTAGATCCCGCAGAGGTACGTCGTCAAGAAGGTCAGTTTGGAAAAGCTTTTAAAGAACTTATATCAACAATCCCAGTGGATGTATCCACAGAGAGTAATTGGAGAAGAGAGCTCTTTGATATTGGTAGCATAGCAGGGTTTGTACTCATAAATTCCAG GAATGAAAGTGCAGATATCAAGAATATTGTTGAATGTGTTACTCGTTTGCTAGACAGGAAAGAGTTATTCGTTGCTGAACATCCCGTGGGTGTAGAATCTCGTGTGACAGCAGCAACTAAGCTACTAAATATCCAAAAATCGGAAGATGTTTTGATTCTAGGGATATGGGGAATGGGGGGTATGGGTAAGACAACGATTGCCAAAGCCATTTATAATCAAATTGGGAGCATGTTTGAGGGAAGGAGCTTCCTTCTGAACATAAGGGAATTTTGGCAGACACATACCAATCAAGTTTCTCTACAACAAAAGGTACTTTCTGATGTTTACAAGACAACGACATTCAAAATACATAACATTGAATCAGGGAAAAATATATTGAAGGAAAGACTTTCCCAAAATACGGTACTTCTTGTGCTTGATGATGTGAGTGAATTGGATCAACTACGGGCTTTGTGTGGAAGCCACCAATGGTTTGGTCCAGGGAGTAGAATAATCATTACAACAAGAGATTTGCATCTTCTTAAATCATGTGGAGTGTATTATCGGGTGTATAGAATAGAAGAAATGGGGGAAAGTGAATCTCTTGAGCTTTTCAGTTGGCATGCATTCAACCAATCAAGTCCGATAGAAGATTTTGCTACACATTCAACAGATGTAATTGCTTATGCTGGGGGTTTGCCACTAGCACTTCAAGTCCTTGGGTCCTATTTGTCTGACTGTGAAATAACAGTGTGGCAGAAAGTTTTGGATAAACTCAAATGTATTCCCCATGATGAAGTACAAAAAAAGCTAAAAGTAAGTTTTGATGGTTTAAAAGATATTACAGAGAAACAAATATTCCTTGATATAGCTTGTTTCTTTATTGGGATGGATCGAAGTGATGTAATACAAATATTAAATGGGTGTGGATTGTTTGCTGATATTGGAATTAAAGTCCTTGAAGAGCGAAGTCTTGTAACTCTCGACAATAAAAATAAGCTTAGAATGCATGATTTATTGAGAGACATGGGAAGACAAATAATTTATGAAGAGTCACCATTTGATCCTGAGGACCGCAGTAGGCTGTGGCGCTGTGACGAAGTGGTTGATATATTATCAAATGATAAG GGAACACGAGCTATCAAGGGTCTGGCTTTGGAGTTTCCAAAAAAAACACTTAGTCTGAATACCATGGCATTTGAGAAGATGAATAAATTGAGATTGCTTAAACTTGCTGGGGTGCGGCTTAAAGGAGATTATAAAAATTTTACAACAGATCTTAGATGGCTGTACTGGCATGGATTTTCAGAAACCTGCGCTCCTGCAAAATTTCAGCAAGGAAGTCTAGTTGCCGTCATATTAAAATATAGTAACCTTAAACAAATATGGAATAAGAGCAAG GTGCTAGAGAATCTAAAAATTCTTAATCTTAGCCATTCTCGGGATTTGACCAAAACCCCGGAGTTTTCATTCTTGCCTAATCTTGAAAAGTTGATACTCAAAGACTGTCCAAGTTTGTCTAAG GATGTTCCATGA
- the LOC127107847 gene encoding disease resistance protein RPP2B isoform X1: MSSTTSSSETEFESEIEIESPNEYEFDNTFSNIINPNTKSYDVYLSFYYEDADFLASDIYAAISDVELAVFWDPARVNSQDQEILTSYLNVIGDCHVVVIIFSKNYTNSRWCLQELEKITQCCRTRDGPIVLPVFYRPLVTEKIEFRQTFYDFVDRISAEEEISKEEDKFMTWVATISSKATTYAQESDDFESGNNTMYINGVVEYVAHMLRTYNSFSHVLYTASAKSRARDVIQLLKQSKRPLLIGIWGMAGVGKKTIAQAIYDQIGPYFEHKSCFGVSTAWRYSSSQLALQRNLALDMGGVSDVVIPTIESGKVILKERFQHKRVLIIIHGVDKLEQLKALCGNRDWFSPGSKIIIATTNRHILKEHGVDHIYRVKELDESESLEVFNRYAFRQATSPLREFADLDKKVDLNTFSPAAPPEGFGELAEQLVAYCGGLPHALKEIGISLIGQEIHEWKGVLRSLERFSIPSRNLLYDLENCFSDLSDKEKQIFLDIACFFNRVDQNDVLQILNRSTKSAALQISLLEDKSFVTIDENNNKLEIHVMLQVMARDIIKKESSNMTNQPKMYDVFLSFRGEDSRAKFMSHLYSSLQNAGIYAFRDDDEIQRGDQISMSLLRAIGLSRISIIVLSTNYANSRWCMLELERIMEIRRTLGLVVVPVFYEVDPAEVRRQEGQFGKAFKELISTIPVDVSTESNWRRELFDIGSIAGFVLINSRNESADIKNIVECVTRLLDRKELFVAEHPVGVESRVTAATKLLNIQKSEDVLILGIWGMGGMGKTTIAKAIYNQIGSMFEGRSFLLNIREFWQTHTNQVSLQQKVLSDVYKTTTFKIHNIESGKNILKERLSQNTVLLVLDDVSELDQLRALCGSHQWFGPGSRIIITTRDLHLLKSCGVYYRVYRIEEMGESESLELFSWHAFNQSSPIEDFATHSTDVIAYAGGLPLALQVLGSYLSDCEITVWQKVLDKLKCIPHDEVQKKLKVSFDGLKDITEKQIFLDIACFFIGMDRSDVIQILNGCGLFADIGIKVLEERSLVTLDNKNKLRMHDLLRDMGRQIIYEESPFDPEDRSRLWRCDEVVDILSNDKGTRAIKGLALEFPKKTLSLNTMAFEKMNKLRLLKLAGVRLKGDYKNFTTDLRWLYWHGFSETCAPAKFQQGSLVAVILKYSNLKQIWNKSKVLENLKILNLSHSRDLTKTPEFSFLPNLEKLILKDCPSLSKVSHSIGSLHKLLLINLTDCTGLRKLPRNIYKLKSLETLILSGCSMIDKLEEDLEQMESLTTLVADKTAITKVPFSIVKSKRIGYISLCGFKGFSRDVFPSIIWSWMSPSNNVISRVKTSLFISSLGTSKDLLKLRVLCVECGSQLQLNQYVAKFLDVLKATNCYKKEVSAIATASQISDIHATPLIDDSIGHVHISRSKNYLKSLLIQMGTKCPVSTMTKESIFQPADGTWGSFLLPSDNKSNWFTFSCKSCSVSFDVPMKGSFLKSMTLFVVYSSPDKITSEGCQGVLIINYTKATIQTYKSDTLTSFGNEDWQTITSNLEPGNKVEVMVVFGEGFIVEKTTISLLYDELINTKMELCDAVDEEDVIVSESDNVDVPVDNSVTGPAQDENTSEDKHECIMYRKRKRGDMKTL; this comes from the exons ATGTCTTCCACCACTTCCTCCTCCGAAACCGAATTCGAATCCGAAATCGAAATCGAAAGCCCCAACGAATATGAGTTCGATAACACATTTTCTAATATTATTAACCCAAATACGAAGAGTTATGATGTGTACTTGAGTTTCTACTATGAAGATGCGGATTTTCTTGCTAGCGATATCTATGCCGCTATTTCAGACGTTGAACTTGCGGTTTTCTGGGATCCAGCGAGGGTTAATAGTCAAGATCAAGAAATACTAACCTCATATCTGAATGTAATTGGAGATTGCCATGTTGTTGTAATCATATTTTCAAAGAATTATACTAATTCAAGATGGTGTCTTCAAGAGTTGGAGAAAATAACTCAATGTTGCAGAACTAGAGATGGTCCCATTGTTCTTCCCGTGTTCTACCGGCCTCTTGTCACGGAGAAAATTGAGTTTCGACAGACTTTTTATGATTTTGTGGATAGAATCTCTGCGGAAGAGGAAATCTCTAAAGAGGAAGATAAGTTCATGACTTGGGTGGCAACTATCAGTAGTAAAGCTACCACATATGCACAAGAATCCGATGATTTTGAATCTGG GAACAATACTATGTATATTAACGGTGTAGTTGAATATGTTGCTCATATGCTACGCACCTATAATAGCTTCTCTCATGTTTTATATACGGCGAGCGCAAAATCTCGTGCTCGAGATGTGATTCAATTGCTGAAGCAATCAAAACGTCCTCTACTAATAGGGATTTGGGGGATGGCAGGGGTTGGTAAAAAAACCATTGCCCAAGCTATTTATGATCAGATTGGTCCCTATTTTGAACACAAGAGCTGTTTTGGCGTTAGTACTGCTTGGCGATATAGTAGTTCTCAACTTGCTTTGCAAAGGAATCTTGCTTTAGATATGGGCGGAGTATCTGATGTAGTTATACCTACAATTGAATCAGGAAAAGTGATTTTAAAAGAAAGATTTCAACATAAAAGGGTGCTTATTATAATTCACGGTGTTGATAAATTAGAGCAGCTAAAGGCTTTGTGCGGAAATCGGGATTGGTTTAGTCCTGGTAGCAAAATAATCATCGCAACAACAAATAGACATATACTCAAGGAGCATGGAGTTGACCATATATATAGAGTGAAAGAACTGGATGAAAGTGAATCACTTGAGGTTTTTAATCGGTATGCATTCAGACAAGCAACATCTCCTCTAAGAGAATTTGCTGATCTCGATAAAAAGGTAGATCTTAATACATTCAGCCCTGCAGCTCCCCCAGAAGGTTTTGGTGAACTTGCTGAACAATTAGTTGCTTATTGCGGGGGATTACCTCACGCTCTTAAAGAAATTGGGATCTCGTTGATTGGACAGGAAATACATGAGTGGAAAGGTGTGTTGAGGAGTCTAGAAAGATTTTCCATTCCATCTCGAAACCTGCTATATGATCTAGAAAACTGTTTTAGTGATTTGAGTGATAAAGAGAAACAAATATTCCTTGATATAGCATGTTTCTTTAACAGGGTGGACCAAAATGATGTGCTCCAAATATTGAATAGGTCAACAAAGAGTGCAGCTCTTCAAATAAGTCTCCTTGAAGACAAGAGCTTTGTAACTATTGATGAGAATAACAACAAGCTTGAAATCCATGTTATGCTACAAGTCATGGCAAGAGATATCATTAAGAAGGAATCAAGTAATATGACTAATCAG CCAAAGATGTACGATGTGTTCTTGAGTTTCAGAGGGGAGGACAGTCGTGCAAAATTCATGTCACATCTCTATTCCTCTCTTCAAAATGCGGGTATTTATGCTTTCAGAGATGATGATGAGATTCAGCGAGGAGATCAGATCTCAATGTCACTGTTGCGAGCAATCGGACTGTCTAGAATTTCTATTATTGTTTTGTCTACAAATTATGCTAATTCAAGATGGTGTATGCTAGAGTTGGAAAGGATCATGGAAATTAGAAGAACCTTGGGTCTGGTGGTTGTGCCAGTGTTCTATGAGGTAGATCCCGCAGAGGTACGTCGTCAAGAAGGTCAGTTTGGAAAAGCTTTTAAAGAACTTATATCAACAATCCCAGTGGATGTATCCACAGAGAGTAATTGGAGAAGAGAGCTCTTTGATATTGGTAGCATAGCAGGGTTTGTACTCATAAATTCCAG GAATGAAAGTGCAGATATCAAGAATATTGTTGAATGTGTTACTCGTTTGCTAGACAGGAAAGAGTTATTCGTTGCTGAACATCCCGTGGGTGTAGAATCTCGTGTGACAGCAGCAACTAAGCTACTAAATATCCAAAAATCGGAAGATGTTTTGATTCTAGGGATATGGGGAATGGGGGGTATGGGTAAGACAACGATTGCCAAAGCCATTTATAATCAAATTGGGAGCATGTTTGAGGGAAGGAGCTTCCTTCTGAACATAAGGGAATTTTGGCAGACACATACCAATCAAGTTTCTCTACAACAAAAGGTACTTTCTGATGTTTACAAGACAACGACATTCAAAATACATAACATTGAATCAGGGAAAAATATATTGAAGGAAAGACTTTCCCAAAATACGGTACTTCTTGTGCTTGATGATGTGAGTGAATTGGATCAACTACGGGCTTTGTGTGGAAGCCACCAATGGTTTGGTCCAGGGAGTAGAATAATCATTACAACAAGAGATTTGCATCTTCTTAAATCATGTGGAGTGTATTATCGGGTGTATAGAATAGAAGAAATGGGGGAAAGTGAATCTCTTGAGCTTTTCAGTTGGCATGCATTCAACCAATCAAGTCCGATAGAAGATTTTGCTACACATTCAACAGATGTAATTGCTTATGCTGGGGGTTTGCCACTAGCACTTCAAGTCCTTGGGTCCTATTTGTCTGACTGTGAAATAACAGTGTGGCAGAAAGTTTTGGATAAACTCAAATGTATTCCCCATGATGAAGTACAAAAAAAGCTAAAAGTAAGTTTTGATGGTTTAAAAGATATTACAGAGAAACAAATATTCCTTGATATAGCTTGTTTCTTTATTGGGATGGATCGAAGTGATGTAATACAAATATTAAATGGGTGTGGATTGTTTGCTGATATTGGAATTAAAGTCCTTGAAGAGCGAAGTCTTGTAACTCTCGACAATAAAAATAAGCTTAGAATGCATGATTTATTGAGAGACATGGGAAGACAAATAATTTATGAAGAGTCACCATTTGATCCTGAGGACCGCAGTAGGCTGTGGCGCTGTGACGAAGTGGTTGATATATTATCAAATGATAAG GGAACACGAGCTATCAAGGGTCTGGCTTTGGAGTTTCCAAAAAAAACACTTAGTCTGAATACCATGGCATTTGAGAAGATGAATAAATTGAGATTGCTTAAACTTGCTGGGGTGCGGCTTAAAGGAGATTATAAAAATTTTACAACAGATCTTAGATGGCTGTACTGGCATGGATTTTCAGAAACCTGCGCTCCTGCAAAATTTCAGCAAGGAAGTCTAGTTGCCGTCATATTAAAATATAGTAACCTTAAACAAATATGGAATAAGAGCAAG GTGCTAGAGAATCTAAAAATTCTTAATCTTAGCCATTCTCGGGATTTGACCAAAACCCCGGAGTTTTCATTCTTGCCTAATCTTGAAAAGTTGATACTCAAAGACTGTCCAAGTTTGTCTAAGGTCTCCCATAGCATTGGGTCTCTCCATAAACTTCTTTTGATAAATTTGACAGACTGCACAGGTCTTCGGAAACTTCCGAGAAACATCTATAAATTAAAATCTCTAGAAACTTTGATTCTTTCAGGATGTTCCATGATTGATAAATTGGAGGAGGACTTGGAACAAATGGAATCGTTGACAACGTTGGTTGCGGATAAGACTGCTATAACAAAAGTTCCCTTTTCAATTGTAAAATCAAAAAGGATTGGATATATTTCCCTGTGTGGCTTTAAAGGATTTTCACGGGATGTATTTCCTTCTATCATTTGGTCTTGGATGTCACCATCAAATAATGTGATATCCCGAGTTAAGACATCGCTGTTCATCTCATCTCTTGGTACTTCCAAGGATCTTCTAAAGCTTCGAGTTCTTTGTGTGGAATGTGGCTCACAACTACAACTGAATCAATATGTAGCAAAATTTTTGGATGTATTAAAAGCCACAAATTGTTATAAAAAGGAAGTCAGTGCAATTGCAACTGCGTCACAGATCTCTGATATACATGCTACTCCTTTAATTGATGATAGCATTGGTCATGTTCACATTTCAAGGTCCAAGAATTACTTGAAATCTCTCTTAATTCAAATGGGAACAAAATGCCCAGTTTCAACAATGACAAAAGAGAGCATTTTTCAG CCTGCAGATGGGACTTGGGGTTCGTTTCTGCTCCCCTCAGACAATAAATCTAATTGGTTTACCTTCAGTTGCAAAAGTTGTTCTGTATCATTTGATGTTCCAATGAAGGGGAGTTTCCTGAAGAGTATGACGCTGTTCGTAGTTTACTCTTCCCCGGACAAGATAACATCAGAAGGTTGCCAAGGTGTGTTGATCATAAACTATACAAAGGCAACCATTCAGACCTATAAAAGTGATACACTAACCTCTTTTGGCAATGAGGATTGGCAGACCATAACATCAAATCTAGAACCTGGTAACAAAGTAGAGGTTATGGTTGTCTTTGGGGAGGGATTCATTGTAGAGAAAACAACGATATCTCTCTTATATGATGAACTAATCAACACAAAAATGGAACTCTGCGATGCAGTAGACGAGGAGGATGTTATTGTTTCTGAAAGTGATAATGTTGATGTGCCAGTTGACAACAGTGTTACTGGTCCAGCTCAAGATGAAAATACAAGTGAAGATAAACACGAATGCATAATGTATAGAAAGAGAAAGAGGGGAGACATGAAAACACTGTAA